In the genome of Candidatus Methylomirabilota bacterium, the window CTGACGGCGCGGATGGGCTTGCCGCCGGCCGACGCGGCGGTGGTCGAGTTCCTCGTGGCCCACCACCTGACGATGTCCCACGTCGCGCAGCGGCGCGACATCCACGACCCGAAGACCGTCGCCGACTTCGTGGCGGCGGTCGGCGACCCGCAGCGCCTGCGCATGCTCTATCTCCTGACGTACGCCGACATGCGCGCGGTGGGCCCGGGCGTGCTGACGCCCTGGCAGGCGCAGATCCTCCACGAGCTCTACGTCCGGACGCTCGAGGAGCTCACGGGCGGCCGCGTCGAGCGGCCGAACCGGCGGGAGCTCGCCGAGCGGCTGCAGGCCGCCGCGAAGGGCGAGGTGGACCTCCAGACGGTGAGGGCGCACCTCGCGATGATGTCCGACCGCTACATCGAGACGACCGGCGTCCAGCGGATGGCCGAGCACATCCGGATGCTCCAGGACCTCGCCGAGTCGCCCGTGGCGACGGCGCTCTTCCACCACCCGGACCTCGGCTCCTCGGACCTCGTCGTGGTCACGCACGACCTCCCCGGGCTCTTCGCCCTCATCGCGGGGACGCTCGCGGCGCACGGGGTCAACATCATCTCGGCGCAGATCCACACGCGCGGCGACGGGATCGCGATCGACACGTTCCAGGTCAACGACCCGACGAGCGAGGCCGTGACGTCCTCGGCCCTCTGGGCGCGCGTGCTCGACGGGCTCCGCGCGGTGCTCACGGGCGAGCGGTCGGTCGAGACGCTGCTCGCCGAGCGCCGCGCGGCCGGCCGGGCCGCGACGCGCCCCGAGGGCCCGCCGAAGATCGGGCTCGACAACCGCCTGTCGGACGCCTACACGGTCCTCGAGGTGAAGAGCCCCGACCGCGTGGGCCTCCTCTACCTGATCACGCGTACGCTCGCCACGCTCGGGCTCGACATCGCGAGCGCCCGCATCGCCACCGAGATCGACCAGGCCTTCGACACCTTCTACGTGCACGACCGCGAGGGCCGGCGGATCGAGTCGCCGGAGGGGCTCGAGCGGATCCGCGCGGCGCTCGAGCAGGCGCTCGCGCAGCCGATCTGACGATGCTCGGACGCTTTCGCGAACCCGTTCGCGCGTGGACCGACCCGGTCGGGCGCGCCCTCTTCCGCGTCCGACTGCGGCCGAATCACCTGACGGTCCTCGGCTTCGGCGTGAGCATCCTCGCCGCCAGCGCGTTCGTCACCGGCCAGATCCGGAGCGCGGGGCTCCTCCTCATCGTCGCCGGGCTCTGCGACTTCTTCGACGGCGCGCTGGCGCGCGTCTCGGGGCAGGTGACGGCGTTCGGCGCCTTCCTCGACTCCGTCATCGACCGCTACTCGGACCTCGTCGTCATGCTCGGCATCGTCGTCCTGTTCGCGCGCACGCCGAACGCGCGCGGCGCCGTCGTGGCGATGGCGGGGCTGATCGGCTCGATGATGGTGAGCTACACGAAGGCGCGCGCCGAGTCGGTCGGCATCACGTGCACGGTGGGCATGATGGAGCGCCCGGAGCGCCTGATCTGCCTCATCGCCGGCGCGCTCGCCAACCTCCTGGAGCCGGCCCTCTGGGTCCTCGCGATCCTGTCGAACCTCACGGCGCTCCAGCGCATCGCGTTCACGCGCCGGATGACGCGCGACGCCGCGCTCCTGCGGGGCGTGGCGCTCGCCGCCCTCCTGCTGCTGCCGCCCCGCGCGGCCGCGGAGCCGCCCACCCCGGCGGCCGCCGTCACGCCCGAGCTCGAGCGCGCCTGGGCGGGGGCGCTCGAGGCGTACCGCCAGGGCGAGGCGGCGCCACTCCTGCGCGAGTTCGCGAGCGAGACGGCACGCCGGAGCCCCATCGGCGACCACGTCGGCTTCGTGCTCGCCGAGGCGCTCGCCCGCGACGGCGACCTCGACGGCGCGCGCACGACGGCGCTGGCGGTCGCCGACGGCTGGCCCGAGGGGCGGCTCGCCCCGCGCGCGCTGCTGCTCGCGGCCACCCTCGCCTTCCAGGCCGACGACGAGGCCCAGGCGGAGGCGCTGCTCGCGCGCCTCGCCGGCGCGTACCAGCAGGCGCCGGA includes:
- a CDS encoding CDP-alcohol phosphatidyltransferase family protein, translated to MLGRFREPVRAWTDPVGRALFRVRLRPNHLTVLGFGVSILAASAFVTGQIRSAGLLLIVAGLCDFFDGALARVSGQVTAFGAFLDSVIDRYSDLVVMLGIVVLFARTPNARGAVVAMAGLIGSMMVSYTKARAESVGITCTVGMMERPERLICLIAGALANLLEPALWVLAILSNLTALQRIAFTRRMTRDAALLRGVALAALLLLPPRAAAEPPTPAAAVTPELERAWAGALEAYRQGEAAPLLREFASETARRSPIGDHVGFVLAEALARDGDLDGARTTALAVADGWPEGRLAPRALLLAATLAFQADDEAQAEALLARLAGAYQQAPEMPEALYLLAMSAEARGARDLAAQAYRQLQLLLPASGYADAAGDRLAALEAAGLRSAPFTTAQRLERAERLLRGGVPAQAAEEAERIAADTRADAVAVRALRIAADASKKLGRWESAARALERAVPRAPAGLRPALQLERGRLLVRAGRQREPLALFAEVAAAGGEVEASEALYQRGRLLEDANRPAEAADAYRAVLARFPSREMAAASAWRLGWLAWLEGDARAAAERWARLAEPGGAYRVPALYWTGRCREQLGERAEAERLYREILGEAPRTYYGVLAASRAPEAAAGGAPAQVT